From the Paenibacillus sp. MMS20-IR301 genome, the window TGCCGACCCCGGTCAGGGTGGCGAGCTTACTCCACTTGCCCTCCTGCTGTGAGAGCAGGAGGGTGTTGATCTCATAATCGGTTTTATCTGTTTTGTAGAAGGCCAGCAGTTCCTCCGTACCGTCTTTGTCCAGGTCCTGCAATTGAATGGCGCTGCCTGAATCGGAATGGACAGGTACGGTCAGATGCGCATTCGCAGGCAGAAAAGACTTCACAATGCCGGTAAGTGTACCGTCGGCATTGCCCTGTGACGGAGCCTGCAGCAGCTCGCCCGGCGCCTTCATGGCACCGCAGCCTGCGGTAATTAAGGTTAAGAATAGAAGGCCGCTCAGGCCGGATGTATATTTGTTCATCTTGAATACTCTCCTTTGTTTCATCTGCCGCTAGTATAGCTTAGTCTTTGCGGCAAGTAGTTGCAAAATGGTAAAGGAGTGTAACCGGGCGGCGGTTAAACAGAAGGGCGGCGGCTGTTCTCCCTATACTGCAGCGGAGTCATACGGAACAGGTCTTTGAACTTCCTGTAGAAGAAGGTCACGCTGGAATAGCCGACCTCCTCGGCGATATCGGGCACAGGCAGCCGGGAGCCGGACAGCAGAAGGGCAGCCTGGGTCAGGCGCTGGAGCTGCAGCAGCTCCTTGTAGGTTTTGCCTGTGGCTTTTTTGAGCAGCGCCGACAGATAGTTGGGATGGAACCCGAAATGGCGGCCCATCTCCTCCAGGCTGCATTCCCGGTAGTGCTCCTCAATATAGACCAGAAAGTCAATAAGAGCGACCTGCTTCTGCCGGGAGGAATGCGCGGGAAGCCGGGAACGCTGCTGGCCGCTGTGCCGGATCAATTCGGAGAGCAGAATAACCATATAGGAATCGATGATCTCCGGGGACACGAAGTCACTGTCGAAAAACTCGCACATGACCGGCTCCATAATATTCCGTATAACCTCATGGTTCTGCGGCCGGAAGACCAGGAAGCGGTCCTGCTTACGGTCATCTATGAGCGAATCAATTATAAATTGCGAGATCATGCTGCGCCCCGACAGCCGGCTGAGGAAGGCGGGGGAGAGGAAATCTTTTTTCAGGGTAAGATTGATAATGATATCCTCCTGCCGGACTGCGGCTACTTCATGCGGTGTGTCCTGGTTAATGAGCAGAAACTGCCCCTCGTTCAGGCTTACCGGAATGCCGTCTATGATCAGCTCGCACTGTCCGGAGAATACATAGATCATCTCCAAATAATTATGCATATGAAGCGGAATCGGAACTCCGTAAGGCTGCTGTGAGATCGAAATGCTGTCAGCTGTCGGTGAATTGTTAATATCGAACCCGTAATTGAACAGGAAAACCTCCCTCCCGTCAACGGTGACGGCCGGAGGATTGTATTTTCCCATGTAATCGGTGTGTCCGGCGGTCCGGTTCCTGCTGTGGAGGTAGGCGGTGAGCTCGCTCCGGTTCATGGCAAGCCTCCTTCATTTCTTTGATTTGAGCGGTCCGGTCAACGGGCGGTCTGTTAATTACTCTAGAGGATTTCTTGCTGTAAAGCAATTTATAAGCTATGCGGACACTCCCCAAAATCTTTGATTCGAAGAACAAAGTCATGCGATTCTAATATTA encodes:
- a CDS encoding AraC family transcriptional regulator translates to MNRSELTAYLHSRNRTAGHTDYMGKYNPPAVTVDGREVFLFNYGFDINNSPTADSISISQQPYGVPIPLHMHNYLEMIYVFSGQCELIIDGIPVSLNEGQFLLINQDTPHEVAAVRQEDIIINLTLKKDFLSPAFLSRLSGRSMISQFIIDSLIDDRKQDRFLVFRPQNHEVIRNIMEPVMCEFFDSDFVSPEIIDSYMVILLSELIRHSGQQRSRLPAHSSRQKQVALIDFLVYIEEHYRECSLEEMGRHFGFHPNYLSALLKKATGKTYKELLQLQRLTQAALLLSGSRLPVPDIAEEVGYSSVTFFYRKFKDLFRMTPLQYRENSRRPSV